The proteins below come from a single Salinibacterium sp. NK8237 genomic window:
- a CDS encoding YigZ family protein has translation MLEYTLRGGPGATAEAELEIKRSRFLCRVVRVDNEADARDVIEQARKTYWDARHHCSAFVLGSSTEPDQVRRSNDDGEPSGTAGRPILDVITGRNLIDCVAVVTRYFGGTLLGTGGLIRAYSDATALAVDGLRAQKRLVLRERRELFQLALPHSDAGRVESELRQHGVTVVGTEYGSSAVMTLAADPGDESALAERVAGITSGTQSLHPVGSEWVDAELR, from the coding sequence ATGCTCGAGTACACGTTACGCGGAGGCCCCGGTGCCACCGCCGAAGCCGAACTCGAAATCAAACGCTCACGCTTCCTGTGCCGCGTAGTCCGAGTCGACAACGAAGCGGATGCCCGAGACGTCATCGAGCAGGCGCGTAAAACCTATTGGGATGCCCGGCACCACTGCTCGGCGTTTGTCCTCGGCTCTTCAACGGAGCCCGATCAGGTCCGCCGATCAAACGATGATGGTGAGCCGTCCGGAACCGCCGGGCGCCCCATCCTCGACGTAATCACTGGTCGCAACCTCATTGATTGCGTTGCGGTGGTCACACGCTATTTCGGCGGCACTCTCTTGGGCACCGGTGGTCTCATACGCGCCTACTCGGATGCCACAGCACTCGCCGTCGACGGCTTGCGGGCCCAGAAGCGTCTTGTTCTGCGGGAACGGCGCGAGTTGTTTCAGCTAGCACTCCCCCATTCGGATGCCGGCCGGGTTGAGTCTGAGTTGCGCCAACACGGCGTCACGGTCGTCGGCACCGAGTACGGCAGTTCAGCGGTGATGACGTTGGCGGCAGACCCTGGCGACGAATCGGCTTTGGCCGAGCGCGTTGCCGGCATCACGTCGGGCACGCAGTCGCTACACCCTGTCGGCTCCGAGTGGGTCGACGCAGAGCTCCGCTAG
- a CDS encoding SCO4848 family membrane protein codes for MELFAAIILFISALFNVIAWPRFFKRVSADPRAHDTAGNTTAFYRVHAVLLGIALVIAAASVLAGTLLLLRG; via the coding sequence ATGGAGCTGTTTGCCGCAATCATTCTGTTTATCAGCGCGTTGTTCAATGTCATTGCGTGGCCGCGATTCTTCAAGCGCGTCAGCGCTGACCCGCGGGCGCACGACACCGCGGGAAACACCACCGCGTTCTACCGTGTGCACGCTGTGCTCCTCGGTATCGCATTGGTGATTGCTGCGGCATCGGTGCTTGCTGGCACGCTTCTGCTGCTGCGTGGCTAA
- a CDS encoding DUF488 domain-containing protein, with the protein MAIFTIARIYDEHESVEEYRVLVDSLWPRGVSKSAAALDENALLPGILNRLTSHARVTLLYGAKDPRINHAVILRDYLAEHA; encoded by the coding sequence ATGGCCATATTTACGATCGCTCGCATTTATGACGAGCACGAGAGCGTCGAAGAGTACAGAGTTCTCGTCGACAGCCTCTGGCCTCGCGGCGTCAGCAAATCAGCTGCCGCACTCGACGAAAACGCCCTGCTTCCCGGCATCCTGAACCGACTAACCAGCCACGCGCGTGTCACGCTGCTTTATGGAGCTAAAGATCCTCGCATAAACCACGCCGTGATTCTCCGCGATTACCTCGCCGAGCACGCTTAA
- a CDS encoding glycoside hydrolase family 3 N-terminal domain-containing protein produces MTGINTTAPLYRDATSTVAARVSDLLSRMTVEEKVGQMMQLDAREDLPEQVLRQHVGSILHASPERLAIAHELVAQTRLQIPLIVGEDCIHGHSFFEGSTIFPTQLGMAASWDPDLLERVARVTAQEVAATGVHWTFSPVLCIARDLRWGRINETFGEDPFLIGELASAMVRGYQGDGPRDDTAILATAKHFAGYSETQGGRDASEADISRRKLRSWFLPPFERVAKEGCRTFMLGYQTTDGVPITVNEWLLNDVLRGEWGYTGTLITDWDNVGRMVWEQQVQPDYAHAAAAAVKAGNDMVMATSGFFHGALEAIERGLLVESDLDSAVSRILHLKFEFGLFENPRHPDASRIDTIVGSAPHQTLNLEVARRSLVLLRNDGTLPLFPVTDADADVATVALTDATPRRVAVVGPLADDAQTQLGDWAGSSGQADWLPNGHPRGMITTTLDGLRNASPANWTIEYAEGADILTLDEDPAGAFFPDGQPRPQLVVPCPPDDEKIAAAVAAARQSDIAVVVVGDRIELVGEGRSTATLELIGGQNALIDAIAETGTPFVLVLLASKPLVLPPSADRAAALLWAANPGMEGGRAIAEVLLGIVEPSGRLPISFARHAGQQPTYYNQIRGQHGNRYADLTQSPAYAFGEGLSYTTVQYDNLRVLGDEYGLDGTVRAEVSVTNTGTRPTREVVQVYIRDQVTSVSWADKELKAYRLVDLRPGESQVVSIELDVADCTLVDADATRRVEPGTFQLLVGPSSRDDVLLTAPFSVSAAAPEPVTGP; encoded by the coding sequence GTGACCGGCATCAACACCACCGCCCCCCTCTACCGCGACGCGACAAGTACCGTCGCCGCCAGGGTCTCCGACCTCCTCTCCCGAATGACTGTTGAGGAGAAGGTCGGGCAAATGATGCAGCTCGACGCGCGGGAGGACCTCCCAGAACAAGTGCTCCGCCAGCATGTTGGCTCAATATTGCACGCATCTCCTGAACGCCTCGCAATCGCGCACGAGCTTGTCGCCCAGACGCGGCTTCAGATCCCGCTCATTGTCGGTGAGGACTGCATCCACGGCCACTCGTTCTTCGAAGGTTCGACCATTTTTCCGACCCAGCTCGGCATGGCAGCGTCGTGGGATCCCGACCTGCTTGAGCGCGTCGCACGGGTTACCGCACAAGAGGTCGCCGCTACCGGCGTGCACTGGACCTTTTCGCCCGTGTTGTGCATCGCTCGCGACCTGCGCTGGGGGCGAATCAATGAGACCTTTGGTGAGGACCCCTTCCTCATCGGCGAACTCGCTTCTGCAATGGTGCGCGGATATCAAGGTGACGGCCCCAGAGACGACACCGCAATCCTCGCGACCGCTAAGCACTTTGCCGGATACTCCGAAACTCAGGGTGGGCGCGACGCCAGCGAAGCCGACATTTCGCGCCGTAAGCTCCGCTCGTGGTTCCTCCCGCCGTTTGAACGGGTCGCAAAAGAAGGTTGCCGCACCTTCATGCTCGGCTACCAGACGACTGACGGCGTGCCGATCACAGTGAACGAATGGCTGTTGAACGATGTGCTGCGCGGTGAATGGGGCTATACGGGAACTCTCATTACCGATTGGGACAACGTCGGGCGTATGGTCTGGGAGCAGCAGGTTCAGCCCGATTACGCCCACGCTGCGGCCGCGGCGGTGAAGGCCGGCAACGACATGGTCATGGCAACTTCCGGCTTCTTCCACGGCGCTCTCGAGGCGATCGAACGCGGTTTGCTCGTCGAGTCAGACCTTGACTCCGCCGTCTCGCGCATCCTGCACCTGAAGTTCGAATTCGGGCTTTTCGAGAATCCTCGACACCCCGATGCCAGCCGTATCGACACGATCGTCGGCAGCGCGCCGCACCAGACGCTTAACCTCGAAGTGGCTCGCCGTTCGCTGGTCCTCCTGCGCAACGATGGCACGCTCCCTCTCTTCCCTGTGACGGATGCGGACGCGGATGTCGCTACCGTCGCCCTCACGGATGCCACGCCCCGTCGGGTCGCAGTAGTTGGCCCCCTCGCTGACGACGCACAGACGCAACTCGGCGACTGGGCTGGATCATCAGGGCAGGCGGATTGGCTGCCGAACGGACACCCGCGCGGCATGATCACTACGACTCTCGATGGTCTCCGCAACGCTTCCCCTGCCAATTGGACAATCGAATACGCCGAAGGTGCCGACATTCTCACCCTCGACGAGGATCCAGCGGGCGCATTCTTCCCCGACGGTCAGCCACGTCCGCAATTGGTAGTGCCGTGCCCGCCGGATGACGAGAAAATCGCAGCAGCGGTTGCCGCGGCACGTCAGAGCGATATCGCCGTAGTAGTCGTCGGAGACCGCATCGAACTCGTCGGCGAAGGCCGCTCGACCGCCACTCTTGAACTCATCGGTGGCCAGAACGCGCTCATCGATGCGATCGCGGAGACAGGGACGCCCTTTGTTCTCGTTCTTCTCGCCTCAAAGCCCCTCGTGCTCCCGCCATCGGCTGATCGCGCAGCCGCGCTGCTGTGGGCCGCAAACCCCGGTATGGAGGGTGGTCGAGCGATCGCCGAAGTGCTTCTCGGGATTGTCGAGCCCAGCGGACGTCTTCCGATTTCGTTCGCCCGTCACGCCGGACAACAACCCACGTACTACAACCAGATCCGGGGTCAACACGGCAACCGTTACGCTGATCTCACCCAGAGCCCCGCATATGCGTTCGGAGAGGGTCTCTCCTATACGACGGTCCAGTACGACAATCTCCGGGTACTCGGGGACGAATATGGCCTCGACGGCACCGTTCGGGCAGAGGTCTCCGTGACAAATACGGGCACCCGACCAACACGCGAGGTTGTTCAGGTCTACATCCGCGATCAAGTGACATCCGTCAGTTGGGCCGACAAGGAGCTCAAGGCCTACCGTCTCGTCGACCTCAGGCCAGGCGAGTCGCAGGTGGTTTCGATCGAACTCGATGTCGCCGACTGCACGCTGGTGGATGCCGATGCGACGCGACGTGTCGAACCGGGAACCTTTCAATTGCTCGTCGGGCCCTCATCGCGTGACGACGTGCTGCTCACTGCGCCGTTCTCCGTCTCGGCCGCCGCGCCGGAACCGGTGACGGGCCCCTGA
- a CDS encoding ABC transporter permease, which translates to MNTSVNDTSTSRPAWTPETALINTLQKRRGGYGPEKPTFWTKLSSAFAMFRNGKSIAGLSILGFFVLVAIFADVLAPYSPTAIDNTARFQPPSAAHWLGTTHIGEDVLSQVIHGTRGVIVVGFLAAIIATTIAIIVGVISGYVRGWRSEGLSALTNVFLVIPGLPLIIIVASMFDDPPLILIAAVLGVIGWAWGARVLRAQTMSLRNRDFIQAARANGEPLHRIILVEMLPNLMALIAASFVGTVTAAILGLTTLSYIGVIPVTTYNWGTILNWAGAQGAFRQDQWWWYMPPGLCIAAIGVALSLINFGIDEYVNPRLRSAGERARAMKKKGLNVNDTVTAVRPATPASTAPSPTTENS; encoded by the coding sequence ATGAATACAAGTGTGAACGACACCTCGACCAGCCGCCCGGCGTGGACTCCAGAAACCGCCCTCATCAACACTCTCCAGAAGCGTCGCGGTGGCTACGGGCCCGAGAAGCCAACATTCTGGACGAAGCTGAGTTCAGCCTTTGCGATGTTCCGTAACGGCAAATCAATCGCGGGACTGTCGATCCTCGGCTTTTTCGTGCTCGTGGCAATCTTCGCTGATGTGCTGGCACCGTATTCGCCGACAGCCATTGACAACACCGCTCGCTTTCAACCCCCGTCCGCGGCGCACTGGTTGGGAACCACCCACATCGGCGAGGATGTGTTGAGTCAAGTAATCCACGGCACTCGTGGTGTCATCGTTGTGGGCTTTCTTGCTGCAATCATCGCCACCACGATCGCGATTATCGTCGGGGTTATCTCTGGCTACGTGCGAGGCTGGCGAAGCGAGGGACTTTCTGCCCTCACCAATGTCTTTCTTGTGATCCCGGGGTTGCCGCTCATCATCATCGTTGCATCCATGTTTGATGATCCACCTTTGATCCTGATCGCCGCAGTACTTGGTGTCATCGGGTGGGCATGGGGCGCGCGGGTGCTGCGCGCTCAGACCATGTCGCTGCGCAATCGTGACTTCATCCAAGCAGCGCGCGCCAACGGTGAGCCCCTCCATCGAATCATCCTGGTCGAAATGCTTCCCAACCTCATGGCGCTTATCGCTGCGAGTTTCGTGGGGACCGTGACCGCCGCAATCCTCGGGCTTACGACCCTCTCGTATATTGGGGTTATCCCGGTCACAACCTACAACTGGGGCACAATTCTCAACTGGGCAGGGGCTCAGGGAGCGTTTCGCCAAGATCAGTGGTGGTGGTACATGCCACCAGGGCTCTGCATCGCAGCGATTGGGGTCGCCCTATCGCTGATCAATTTCGGCATCGACGAATACGTGAACCCACGCTTGCGGTCCGCCGGAGAGCGGGCACGGGCAATGAAGAAGAAGGGCTTGAACGTCAACGACACTGTGACCGCCGTTCGGCCAGCGACACCAGCATCGACTGCACCATCACCAACAACGGAGAACTCGTGA
- a CDS encoding ABC transporter permease: protein MTAIQPQPFTDDSDSVDAGTTPTNAVKGHSRVPWRFLGGRALFYLFTLWAAITINFFLPRMMKGDAVTQYLARNRNVTPEAAEALRSLLGLDTDKSLLQQYVEYLGLLLRGDLGVSLLHGLRPVTEVISQSLPWTLGLVGFATLISFAIGTIGGAIVGWRRGSKLDALIPITTFLSTIPYFWLGLLAIALFSVNLGWFPIGKAYGVGISPELSFEFIGQVIHHGTLPALTIVIASLGGWMLGMRNMMLTVLDEDYVMVAQAKGMPNNRVLWRYAARNAVLPQIQSFALSIGFIVGGTIVMEVVFSYPGLGKLLLDATNAKDYALMQGVFLVITLSVLLANVLADIAYAFLDPRTRQTED from the coding sequence GTGACCGCTATCCAGCCTCAGCCTTTCACCGACGATTCCGACAGTGTCGACGCCGGTACCACCCCCACGAATGCCGTTAAGGGACATTCACGTGTCCCTTGGAGGTTCCTCGGCGGCCGCGCGCTGTTCTACCTCTTCACGCTATGGGCCGCGATCACAATCAACTTTTTCCTGCCGCGCATGATGAAAGGCGATGCGGTCACCCAATACCTCGCCCGAAACCGCAACGTCACTCCCGAGGCCGCCGAGGCGCTGCGCTCGCTCCTCGGTCTCGACACTGATAAATCACTTCTGCAGCAATATGTCGAGTACCTCGGTCTTCTGCTTCGCGGCGATCTCGGGGTCTCGCTGCTGCACGGCTTGCGCCCCGTCACAGAGGTCATCAGTCAGTCGCTACCCTGGACTCTTGGTCTCGTAGGCTTCGCAACCCTCATCTCTTTCGCGATCGGAACCATCGGCGGCGCGATCGTCGGATGGCGACGCGGGAGCAAGCTCGATGCCCTCATTCCCATCACAACATTCCTGAGCACCATCCCTTACTTCTGGCTTGGCCTACTCGCAATCGCCCTGTTCTCGGTGAACCTCGGCTGGTTCCCGATCGGTAAGGCATACGGTGTCGGGATCTCGCCGGAGCTCTCGTTCGAGTTCATCGGCCAGGTGATCCATCACGGAACCTTGCCCGCGCTCACCATCGTCATCGCGTCACTGGGCGGATGGATGCTCGGCATGCGCAACATGATGCTCACCGTGCTTGATGAGGACTATGTCATGGTGGCGCAGGCCAAAGGAATGCCCAACAATCGGGTGCTCTGGCGGTATGCAGCGCGCAATGCAGTGCTCCCCCAGATCCAGAGTTTCGCCTTGTCAATTGGCTTCATCGTCGGCGGAACGATCGTGATGGAAGTGGTGTTCAGCTACCCGGGGCTCGGCAAACTTCTCCTCGATGCCACCAATGCGAAGGACTACGCGCTTATGCAGGGCGTCTTCCTCGTGATCACTCTTTCAGTGTTGCTGGCGAATGTGCTCGCTGACATTGCCTACGCATTCCTTGACCCGCGCACGCGCCAGACGGAGGACTGA
- a CDS encoding ABC transporter ATP-binding protein, whose translation MSLLEFDGVTKIYSVRGAGQIKALDDVSFTLKSGHTTGLVGQSGSGKSTIAKILTQLETPTTGEVRLGGKPIPRRGKGLRSYRQQLRMVFQDPFASLNPYHSIGYHIQRPLQLDNVVPKEQLDDEVRRLLGRVHLEPNTVIDRRPHELSGGQRQRVAIARALASRPQFLVADEPVSMLDVSIRLGVLNLLADLQREEGLGVLYITHDLATARHFSDEIIVLNQGRVVERGAADDVILRPQNPYTQRLRAASPDPDRHFGSATGILGGTQ comes from the coding sequence ATGAGCCTTCTTGAATTCGATGGTGTCACCAAGATTTACTCCGTACGGGGTGCCGGCCAGATCAAAGCCTTAGATGATGTGAGCTTTACGCTCAAGTCCGGCCACACAACCGGGCTTGTCGGCCAGTCAGGAAGCGGCAAGTCGACTATCGCAAAGATCCTCACTCAACTCGAAACGCCAACAACCGGAGAGGTGCGTTTGGGCGGAAAACCGATCCCCCGCCGCGGCAAGGGTCTTCGCTCCTACCGCCAGCAGCTGCGCATGGTCTTCCAAGATCCATTCGCGTCGCTCAATCCGTATCACTCGATCGGGTACCACATCCAGCGTCCACTTCAGCTCGACAATGTCGTGCCGAAGGAACAGCTCGACGACGAGGTTCGACGCCTTCTCGGCCGCGTGCACCTTGAGCCAAACACCGTCATCGACCGACGACCGCACGAACTTTCCGGCGGGCAGCGGCAGCGCGTTGCCATTGCCCGCGCGCTTGCTTCACGGCCCCAATTCCTCGTCGCCGACGAACCGGTCTCGATGCTTGATGTGTCAATCCGCCTCGGGGTGCTGAACTTGCTCGCCGATCTGCAACGCGAAGAGGGCCTCGGGGTGCTGTATATCACCCACGATCTGGCGACCGCTCGCCACTTCAGCGACGAGATTATTGTTCTTAACCAGGGTCGGGTGGTCGAACGCGGAGCCGCCGATGACGTCATACTTCGCCCGCAAAACCCTTACACACAAAGGCTTCGTGCGGCATCCCCCGATCCCGATAGGCACTTCGGGTCGGCAACCGGCATTCTCGGAGGAACCCAGTGA
- a CDS encoding ABC transporter ATP-binding protein, whose protein sequence is MGESLLSVRDFSVVYDVDPPVAAVTNVNIDLRRGEILGLAGESGCGKTTLAYGVQRLLKAPAVITSGSVVFHDSSGEDIEINALDPEDMRRFRWDKISMVFQGAMNSLNPVATIGSQLEDVFEVHRPTYARAQRRAAVIELLEIVKVGAQRYRSFPHELSGGMRQRVMIAMALALRPQLMVMDEPTTALDVLVQREILRQISALRHEFGFSVIFITHDLPLLLEISDRIAIMRDGEIVELDTAEQIWTNPQDDYTKSLLASFPRLTGEKGLVSR, encoded by the coding sequence ATGGGAGAATCACTGCTCTCCGTCAGAGACTTCTCAGTCGTCTACGACGTTGATCCGCCCGTGGCAGCCGTCACCAACGTCAACATCGACCTCCGTCGCGGTGAGATCCTCGGGCTGGCCGGCGAGAGCGGATGCGGCAAGACCACCCTTGCCTATGGGGTCCAGCGACTACTCAAAGCCCCCGCGGTAATTACCAGCGGTTCCGTCGTCTTCCACGACTCTTCCGGCGAAGATATCGAAATCAACGCGCTAGACCCCGAAGATATGCGCCGGTTTCGTTGGGACAAAATCTCGATGGTATTTCAGGGCGCGATGAACTCGCTCAACCCTGTAGCGACGATCGGATCACAGCTCGAAGACGTTTTCGAGGTTCACCGACCGACCTACGCTAGAGCGCAGCGCCGTGCCGCGGTCATCGAACTCCTTGAGATCGTCAAAGTTGGCGCGCAGCGATACCGCTCATTTCCGCACGAGCTTTCAGGGGGCATGCGGCAGCGCGTAATGATCGCTATGGCGCTCGCGCTCCGCCCGCAGCTGATGGTGATGGATGAGCCGACCACCGCACTCGATGTGCTCGTGCAGCGCGAGATTCTGCGTCAAATCTCCGCCCTCCGGCACGAGTTCGGATTCTCTGTCATCTTCATCACACACGATCTCCCCCTTCTCCTCGAAATCAGCGATCGCATTGCCATCATGCGCGACGGCGAGATTGTTGAGCTCGACACGGCAGAGCAAATCTGGACTAATCCACAAGACGACTACACAAAGTCACTACTGGCATCCTTCCCGCGCCTCACCGGTGAGAAAGGCCTGGTTTCGCGATGA
- a CDS encoding ABC transporter substrate-binding protein, which produces MRLRTSIGAIGIAAALALTGCATSGGDTAAGSGAALTIAKPDGAITTESHNPYLGDSSAKKYGYSLVIFESLALVNPTGDLSTTPWLAESVEWNDDYTELTVVPRSGVTWSDGTDFTGDDIVFTFDQFLNGTLTDTSGLKYEGATVDGDAITLKFGDSKYVSQARVLHTPIVPKHIWENIADPNTDPLTDEGLAVGTGPYILDNWSTESVTLTANPNYWGGELAVPELHYVSYGDNAALTTALVSGEADWAQAFIPQIEASYLAADETNHFLVSPTAGAGTLFLNLQTKPFNDPALREALAWTIDRQAYVDIAREGASEAIWSVTGLSDLLENEILPEYSGQNYKVDVDRAKQILTDAGYTWQNDSLIDPDGEAVSFSISVPAGWSDWNTEQALLAEELGEGLGIDVNVDQPDWGGWDAARQEGTFQAIIHWLEDTGNAYGLYTSTMDTKWIVDDRAQFNFGRFDDPAVTEGLNTYANTASDAERTAALEVIQKAFVDNVPAIPLGAHPLLGEYNTRNYVGFPTEDDQYASADPTQPGVVQILSKLTPTS; this is translated from the coding sequence ATGAGGCTAAGAACATCCATTGGTGCCATCGGCATCGCGGCGGCGCTGGCACTGACCGGTTGCGCCACGAGCGGCGGCGACACCGCTGCCGGAAGCGGCGCGGCACTCACGATCGCGAAGCCAGACGGCGCGATTACCACCGAATCTCACAATCCGTATTTGGGCGACTCGTCCGCTAAAAAGTACGGCTATTCCCTGGTCATCTTTGAGTCGCTAGCTCTTGTCAACCCGACAGGGGACCTCAGCACCACGCCGTGGCTCGCGGAGTCCGTGGAGTGGAACGACGACTACACCGAGCTCACCGTTGTGCCCCGCAGCGGAGTCACTTGGAGCGACGGAACCGACTTTACGGGCGACGACATCGTCTTCACGTTCGACCAATTCCTCAACGGTACGCTCACCGATACCAGCGGACTCAAGTACGAGGGCGCGACTGTTGACGGAGACGCCATCACACTGAAGTTCGGCGACTCGAAGTACGTTTCGCAAGCCCGAGTCCTGCACACCCCCATCGTGCCCAAGCACATCTGGGAGAACATCGCAGACCCCAACACTGACCCGCTCACCGACGAAGGCCTCGCCGTCGGCACCGGCCCCTATATTCTCGACAACTGGTCGACCGAATCTGTCACTCTCACGGCGAATCCGAACTACTGGGGCGGTGAACTGGCCGTTCCTGAACTGCACTACGTGTCGTACGGCGACAACGCGGCCCTCACCACCGCACTCGTCTCGGGCGAAGCCGACTGGGCGCAAGCATTCATCCCACAAATTGAAGCGAGCTATCTGGCCGCTGATGAGACCAACCATTTCCTCGTGTCGCCAACCGCCGGAGCCGGCACGCTGTTCCTCAACCTTCAGACAAAGCCATTCAACGACCCAGCCCTCCGCGAAGCATTGGCATGGACTATCGATCGTCAGGCCTACGTCGACATCGCGCGTGAAGGAGCAAGCGAGGCTATTTGGAGCGTGACCGGGCTGAGCGATCTTCTCGAAAATGAGATCCTGCCCGAGTACAGCGGCCAGAATTACAAGGTCGACGTCGATAGAGCGAAGCAGATTCTTACGGATGCCGGCTACACCTGGCAAAACGACAGTCTGATCGACCCCGATGGCGAGGCCGTCTCGTTCTCGATCTCTGTTCCTGCAGGATGGAGCGACTGGAACACTGAGCAGGCGCTACTCGCTGAAGAACTTGGCGAAGGCCTCGGAATTGACGTCAACGTCGACCAGCCTGACTGGGGCGGCTGGGACGCCGCACGCCAAGAAGGAACGTTCCAGGCGATCATCCACTGGCTCGAGGACACGGGCAATGCCTACGGCCTTTACACCTCGACCATGGACACCAAGTGGATCGTCGATGATCGCGCTCAGTTCAACTTCGGACGTTTCGACGACCCCGCAGTCACTGAAGGGTTGAACACCTACGCGAACACCGCATCCGACGCTGAACGAACGGCTGCTCTCGAGGTTATCCAGAAAGCCTTCGTAGACAACGTTCCCGCCATTCCACTCGGGGCGCACCCACTTCTCGGCGAGTACAACACCCGGAACTACGTTGGGTTCCCCACCGAAGACGATCAGTACGCATCGGCGGATCCCACACAGCCGGGGGTCGTCCAGATCCTCAGCAAGCTGACGCCAACTAGTTAG
- a CDS encoding TetR/AcrR family transcriptional regulator: MAVSRRPPRSRPETLARRRDILDAAVEIFGNKGFTGGTLQEIADEVGMTHAGILHHFGSKDKLLLEVLALRDETDVADLDEQHIPDGIALFRHLVRTAFINEGRPGIVQAYAVLSAESVTDDHPGRDFFEKRYEVLRGAVSDAFTMVCAEHGVTSKETIALASASILAVMDGLQVQWLLAPDTVELGRASEFAIEAIVDSVIAPTRSPLS, translated from the coding sequence ATGGCAGTTAGTCGGCGGCCACCCCGTTCCCGCCCTGAAACGCTCGCTCGGCGCCGTGACATCCTCGATGCCGCGGTCGAAATCTTCGGCAACAAGGGCTTTACTGGCGGAACGCTGCAAGAGATTGCCGATGAAGTGGGCATGACTCACGCCGGAATCCTGCATCACTTTGGTTCAAAGGACAAGCTTCTTCTCGAAGTGCTTGCCCTCCGCGATGAGACAGACGTTGCTGATCTCGACGAGCAACACATCCCGGACGGGATCGCACTATTCCGCCACTTGGTTCGCACGGCGTTTATTAACGAGGGGCGCCCCGGTATCGTTCAGGCCTATGCCGTGCTGTCTGCGGAGTCGGTGACAGACGATCATCCGGGGCGCGATTTCTTCGAGAAGCGGTATGAAGTGCTGCGTGGTGCGGTCTCTGACGCCTTTACGATGGTGTGTGCCGAGCATGGAGTCACCTCGAAAGAAACGATCGCCCTCGCATCTGCCAGCATCTTGGCAGTCATGGACGGGTTGCAAGTGCAGTGGCTTCTCGCCCCTGACACCGTCGAACTCGGTCGAGCATCGGAATTCGCTATTGAAGCGATCGTCGACTCGGTGATTGCGCCGACACGGTCACCGTTGTCCTGA
- the folP gene encoding dihydropteroate synthase — MSFELPPLRNPRRTIGDRTFDFSRQVAVMAIVNRTPDSFYDAGTNYALEDAVAASLQAVEQGADWIDIGGVPFAPGDPLSVEEECQRVVPVVQALREASDVVISVDTFHAEVARRSIAAGATVINDTTGLSDPDLAGVVASSDASLILVHSRAQPRTQFARPQYDDVAAEVRDFLQSRVEQALAAGVADDRLFIDPGHDLNKNTLHSLELTRRLDVITELGLPTLVALSNKDFIGEVLDKPKRERLEGSLAAAVVSILNGARVVRVHEVAETVAAVRMTEAILGLREPALLKHNMSDINER; from the coding sequence ATGAGTTTTGAGCTCCCGCCGCTGCGGAATCCACGACGTACTATTGGCGATCGAACCTTCGACTTCTCGCGCCAGGTTGCGGTGATGGCGATTGTGAATCGCACGCCCGATTCCTTTTATGACGCGGGCACCAATTACGCGCTTGAGGATGCTGTCGCCGCGTCGCTGCAGGCTGTCGAGCAGGGGGCCGATTGGATCGATATCGGCGGCGTACCGTTCGCTCCGGGTGACCCTCTGAGCGTGGAGGAGGAGTGCCAGCGCGTCGTTCCGGTGGTGCAGGCGCTTCGCGAAGCATCCGACGTCGTGATCTCGGTCGACACGTTCCACGCTGAGGTTGCTCGCCGGAGTATCGCGGCCGGTGCCACGGTGATCAATGACACGACAGGCTTGAGCGATCCGGACCTTGCCGGCGTTGTTGCTTCCAGCGATGCATCGCTCATTCTTGTTCATTCGCGTGCGCAGCCACGCACCCAGTTCGCGCGGCCACAGTATGACGACGTGGCGGCAGAGGTGCGAGACTTTCTGCAGAGCCGAGTTGAGCAAGCTCTGGCCGCCGGAGTTGCCGATGATCGGCTCTTCATCGATCCTGGACATGATCTCAACAAGAACACGCTGCACAGCCTCGAACTCACCCGCCGGCTCGACGTCATCACCGAACTCGGGTTGCCGACCCTCGTCGCTCTCTCCAATAAAGATTTCATCGGCGAAGTGCTCGATAAGCCGAAGCGTGAACGGCTAGAAGGTTCGCTCGCAGCCGCCGTGGTATCCATCCTCAACGGCGCGCGGGTGGTGCGGGTGCACGAGGTCGCTGAAACAGTGGCTGCCGTGCGCATGACGGAAGCGATTCTGGGGCTCCGCGAGCCCGCGCTGCTGAAGCACAACATGTCCGACATCAACGAAAGGTAG